CTCCGCGGCCGAGTCGTGGGTCTCGGCGAAGGTGCGCTGGGCCTTCTCACCGCTGCGCTGGAGGGTGCTGGGCAGCTCGTCGGGGTCGACCCGACCGGACTTCGTGGTCTTCGGCATCGCTTGCTCCTCTCAGCAGACGACGCTACCCGCCGGGAGGATCCCGCGGTACGCCACCCGGTGGTCGGTCAGCTGGTCAGCCGGTGCAGGGCCGGACGGCAGGCCTGGGCGTAGCCGAAGGCCAGCGGCAGCGGGGCGTGCACGGTCAGGGTGGCGACGCACCCGTCGCCTCGGGCTTCGATCGCGTGCTCCATCCGGACCGTCGCCGGGCCGATGCCGACCCGCCAGCTCCAGCGGCGGGCGGCGGCGTCCACGGACTCGACGGTGAAGGGGAGCGCGGTCGGGCCGAGGCTGCGCACGGTGCCGGTCATCCCGGTGACGAGCGCGGTCGAGCTGGCCTCCACCGAGCGGATCTGGGGCGACCAGTCGCTCCACCGGCGGAGGTCGGCGTAACGCTGCCAGGCCTCGTCGGCGGGCAGCGGACCGGCCACCGCGACGGTCCAGCTCATCAGCGGTCCGCGAACTGGGCGATGGCGTCGGTGTCGCCGCGGGCGATCGCCTCGAAGAGGGCCGGGGCGTCCGCCTCGTCCCAGAGCACCGCCGACCCCGCGGAGGTGGAGGCGTTGGGGTTGCCGATCGGCACGGTCAGCGTCAGCCCGTCACCGCCGGCGATCCGGCCCATCGCCAGGGCGAGCTGGCCGGCGTCCAGGATCCCCGTGCCGGGGTCGGTGGTCAGCGACTGCGCGACGGCGTGGTTGAGACGCCAGTAGCGGACCGGGTTGAGCACGCTGGCGGGGGTGACGGCCTTGTCGGCCAGGGCCGCCATCACCTCGCGCTGGCGCTCGACCCGGCCCAGGTCGCCGCGGGCGTCGGCCTTGCGCATCCGGGCGTAGCCGAGGGCGGTGACGCCGTCCATGGTCTGGCAGCCGGCCTCCACCTCGAGGTGGGAGTCCCGGTCGCTGATCGCCTCCTCCGGGCACAGCTCGACCCCGCCGACGGCGTCGATCACCTCGACGAACCCGCCGAAGCCGATCTCGACGTAGCCGTCCACCCGCAGCCCCGTGTTCTGCTCCACGGTCTCGGTGAGCAGCGGCGCGCCACCGAAGGCGTAGGAGGCGTTGATCTTGTTCGAGCCGTTGCCGGGGATCTCGACGAAGGAGTCCCGGGGCACCGAGATCAGCGCCGGACGTCCGCCGGGGGGCAGGTACAGCAGCATCATCGTGTCGGTCCGGGCGCCCTCCACCGACCCGGTGCCCAGCCGGCTCTGCTCCTCCTCGCTCAGCCCCTCGCGGGAGTCCGAGCCGACGAGGAGGAAGAGCTTGCCGGGCTGCTCCGCGGGCCGGTCCCCGGTGGGGAAGGCGTCGACGTCGTTGCCGGTCGTCCAGGCGTAGGCCGGGACGCCGACCAGCCAGACCACCAGGGCCAGCAGCAGCACGCCCAGGGTGGCGAGGAACCGCCGCACCGGGTGGCGCCGGCGGCGGGGCCGGTCGGGCCTGGACGCGGTGCGCCTGGGGTCCACGGGCGGCGGGGGAGGCGGGACCGGTCGCACCGGCTCGCGACGTGCCGGCTCGGTGTGGCTGCTCCGGCGCTCCGCCGGGGGAGGAGCGGCCGCACCGGCCCCCGGGCGCTGGTCGCCGGAGAGGCCGTGCAGCTCGGCCAGCTCAGCCTCCGACATGGCGCGCGTCTCCTCCTGGCTGGGCCGGGGCGTGTCGTCGCGCCGGTACAACCAGTCGAGGTCGTCGGAATCCCTGGGCATGGCGGCAACGGTACCGACCTCCTCGGCAACCACCCCGAAGTCACGACGCCGGTCGGCGTGGCGGGCAGCGTCCTGCGACCGTGGTGGTACAGGCTTGTGCTCGATCTGGGTGGAGACCCTTCCCCGCTCGCCGAGATTGAGAGGTGTGCTGTGCCCGCTGACGTCCACGACCCCCGGACCACCCGCCCGAGCCTGCTCGGACTCGTCCAGGACCCCGACCACCTGCGATCGCGCGGCGCCTGGGCGTCCCTGCGTCGTGGTCTCGTCCTCCTCGGCATGACCGCCGTGCTCCCCGGGTCGGCGCAGCTGGTCGCGGGCAACCGCGCCGTCGGCACCCTCGCCCTGCGGGTCTGGTTCGGCCTCTGGGCGTCCGTGCTCGGTTTCCTCGCCCTGGCCCTGGTCAGCCGCCACGCCGCGGTCGCCGTGCTCAGCGCCGGGTTCACCTGGTCGCTGCTGCAGGCCCTCGTGGTCGTCGCCGGACTGGCCTGGGTGGGGCTGCTGGTGGACGCCTGGCGGCTGTCGCGCCCGATCGACATGCACCGCCCGCACCGCCTCGGTTTCGCCGCGCTGAGCCTGGGGCTGGCCTTCACCGTCGGCGGCGGGGCGGTCGCCTCGGCCGGCGTGCTGGACAGCCAGGGCAGCCTGGTCAGCCACGTCTTCGCCGGCGGTGGCGACTCCGAGCAGGTGGCGGGGCGCTACAACATCCTGCTGCTCGGTGCCGACGCGGGGGCCAACCGGGTCGGCGTCCGGCCCGACAGCATCACCGTGGCGAGCGTGGACTCCGAGACCGGCCGCACCGTGCTGATCAGCCTGCCGCGCAACATGGAGGACGTCCCCTTCGCCGAGGGATCACCGATGCGCGCCCTGTACCCGAACGGCTTCACCTGCCCCGAGCACGAGTGCATGCTCAACAGCGTCTACACCGAGGCCACCGCCCACCCCGAGCTGTACCCCGGCGTGGCCGATCCCGGTGCCCAGGCCACCAAGGAGGCCGTCGAGGGCGTCACCAGGCTGCGGATCAACTACTACGCCATGGTCGACCTCAAGGGCTTCGAGGCGCTGGTGGACGCCGTCGGCGGGATCACCCTGGACATCGGCACGCGGGTGCCGATCGGCGGCGGCACGTCCCCGGTCCGCGGCTACATCGAGCCCGGCCAGGACGTCACCCTGGACGGCGGCAAGGCGCTCTGGTTCGCCCGCTCCCGGCACGGCTCCAGCGACTTCGAGCGGATGCAGCGGCAGAAGTGCGTGATGAGCGCCATGCTGGACCAGCTGGACCCGATGACGGTGTTCACCAAGTTCTCCGACATCGCCGGGGCCGGGGAGCAGATCGTGGCCACCGACGTCGGCGGCGCGCAGGTCACCACGCTGGCCGAGCTGGCCAACGAGGCCCGGCAGCTCCCGATCCAGAGCGCGTCCCTCACCCCGCCGCTGATCCACCCCGGCAGCCCCGACTTCGCGCTGGCCCGGGCCACCGTGGCCCACCACGTCGAGGCCGCCGAGATGCTCGACCGCGGCGAGACCCCAGGCCCGGCCCCGAAGCCGGCCACGGTGGAGGAGCCCGCGCCGTCGCCCAGCGAGCCCGCACCCTCGGACCCCGCACCGACCGAGCAGTCCCCGGCGGGTCCGGCTCCGGTGGAGACCCCGGCCGAGCCGGCACCGGTCGACGAGGCCCCGGGCGAGGACGTCGGCGCGCAGCCCGGCGAGGAGGCCGACGCCGGCGATGAGCCGGACACGGACCCCAACAGCTCCGACGACCTCAGCGCCGTCTGCTCGGCGTGAGCGGGGACGGCTTCGTGAGAGGGTGCCTGCGTGGTCGACCCTGAGGACGACGCGACCCGGCGCTGGCCCGGGGTCAGCGTGGTGATGCCGGTCCGCAACGAGGAGCGCCACCTGGCAGCGGCGGTGGAGCAGGTGCTGGCCCAGGGCTACCCCGGTGAGCTCGAGGTGCTGATGGCCGTCGGCCCCAGCACCGACCGCACCGAGGAGATCGCCACCGGGCTGGCCGCCGCCGACGCCCGCGTGGTGCTGGTGCCCAACCCGGCCGGACGCACCCCGCACGCCCTCAACGCCGCGATCGCCCGCTCGCGGTTCGACATCATCGTCCGCGTCGACGGCCACGGCGAGCTCACCCCCGGCTACATCACCACCGCGGTGGAGCTGCTGGAGCGGACCGGTGCGGCCAACGTCGGCGGCATCATGGACGCCCAGGGCACCACCGCCTTCGAGCAGGCCGTCGCCGTCGCCTACACCAGCCGGCTCGGCCTCGGCGGGGCCACCTTCCACCTGACCACCAGCCGGGAGCAGGAGGCCGAGACCGTCTTCCTCGGCTCGTTCCGCAAGTCGGTGCTGCTGGAGGTCGGGGGCTACGACGAGACCCTGCACCGGGCCCAGGACTGGGAGCTCAACCACCGCCTCCGTCAGGCCGGGCACACCATCTGGTTCTCCCCGCGGATGCGGGTCACCTACCGGCCACGCTCGACGCTGCGGGCGCTGGCCCGGCAGTTCTACGAGACCGGGCGGTGGCGGCGCGAGGTGGTCCGGCGCCACCCCGAGACGGCCTCCCTGCGCTACCTGGCCCCACCGCTGGCGGTGACTGGCGTCGTCGGCGGCACCCTGGTGGCCGGCCTCGGCGTCCTGGGTCCGAGGTGGCTGCGGCTGGGGGTGCTGGCCCCGCTCGGCTACCTCGCGGTGGTGCTGCTCGGGTCGGCCGGCCTGCGCCGGGAGCTGCCGCTGCCGGTGCGGCTCCGGCTGCCGCTGGTGCTCGCCGTGATGCACATGACCTGGGGGGCCGGCTTCGTGGTCGGGCTCCCGCGCGACCGCGATCGCTGAGTCCCGGCTGGCCTCGCGGACCCGGCGTTTCGGCGGACCGTCCGGCTCGCCGTCCGCTGGATCCGTCGGCGGCGCCGTCCGTGCTTGCTGGCGGCTGACCCGGGCTCCCGTCGCCGCCGCCCGGTGATGCCCCTCGCACCGGCACAGGCCGACGTCCAGTGGCGGTGTCGGCCCTGGCCGGCGTGCAGAACCGGTCGCTGAGCCGACACCACTCGACACCGGTGGAGAGACGTCTGCTGAGGGTCCGGTTCTGCGAGGCGCCGATCAGGACCGGCGGGGCAGTCGCTTTCGCCACGCGGTGTAGGAGCCGATCGACCCGGCGTGGGGTCGCCAGAGCCACGGCCACGGGTGCACCCGCACAGGACCCACCGCGGCCGCGTGCCGGCGGAATCCGGGCACCGGCGCGTGGGTGACGGCGACCGCCCGGCCGGCGAGCTCGTCGGGCACCCGTCCGCGGCGGAGCTCGACCGGGCGGCGGGTGGCGAGGTCGGCGAGGGTCTCGGTGAGGAACACCAGGCGCTTGCCCGACAGCCGAAGCCGCGCGAGCAGCGGCTCGTCGAAGACGAAGACCGCCGGCAGGTCGAGGGAGGCCAGCAGCGCCGGGTCCTCGTCGCCGAGCGACTCCGCGGTCAGCCAGACGGCATCGGGCTGACCCTCCCCGATCACGTCGCGGGGGCCACCGGTGGTCTCGGGGTCGGGGTCGGCCCGCAGCAGCGGCTCGGGCTCGGGTCGGCGAGCCGGCGGCGGGTCGGGCGGCCAGTCCTGGATGGGGCACGCGTCCTCGAGCAGGCACTCCCCGCACAGCCGCGGCGCCCGCTTCTCCACCTGCCACCGCGAGAAGCCGTAGGGCTTGCCCGTGCCGGACCCGATGGTCCACTGCCAGCCGAGCCGGTTGGCCGCCCGGGACCCGTCGAGCAGGTGGGTGAAGAAGAGGTCCTCACCGCTGGTCCACTCCGCCCAAGGCGCGCACCGTCCACTGCGACGACATCCACATCCGGGTCTGGTTGACCAGCCACCCGTCGGTCTCCAGCTCGTCGAGACAGGCGTCCACGCAGCGCATGTCCCGGGGCCACGGGTTGTCCCAGGACCCGGACGGACGGGCGGGTGCGGCCCGCAGGGCCGTCGACATCCGCCGGCCGAGCCGGGCGTAGACGTGGCGCGCGTACTCCTGCCAGGCGAGCTCGTCGCGGAACTTGGTCCGGTCCCGCGGTGGAGCGTCGGAGGCCGCCGACCAGACGGTCGGCAGGTCGATCAGGCCGTAGCGGATGTAGGGCGAGAGCCGGGTGGCTCCCCGACGCTCGACCGGCAGCACCTGGTTGCGCTGGGCCGCGTACCCGGCGAGGTCGAGCCCACCCAGCGCGACGTCGGCTGCCGTCTGGCCCCCACGCACCGCCGGTGAGGCAGCGGGCTGGTCGGAGCAGAGGTCGGTGAGGTGCGCGCGCACGAAGGCGACCGCCGCATCAGGCCCCGGTCCGGGGGTGGGGAGGAGCACCCGCTCAGTGTGACCACCGGATCCAACACGACATGCGGAGGCCCGAGGAGCGGGCTGCGGGACCGTGGTCCGGCCGTCCGTGTGGCCCCATGGCGGGTGCGACCGGACGGTCCGACCCCGAGCGCGACGGGCCAGGCGCGGGATGGCCGGCAGAACCGGTCGCTCAGCAGACGGCGGTGGCGATATGTGGGGAGATGTCCGCTGAGCGTCCGGCTCTGCCCGCTGACGCGCCCTACACCGTGGTGTGCCCTTCAGCAGCCGGCAGAACCGGTCAGTCAGCCAGACGGCACCGCCCCCACGGGAAGGGTGCCGGGCTGGGTGACCGCTTCTGCCGGCCGTGCCGGGTCGGGCCGGGTGGTTCCCGGCGTCCCGCGGGGTCAGCACGGCGGCGATCGAGCCTCCGATGGCCACGGTCAGCTGCGGGTGGGCGTGCAGAAAGGGTCTCTCAGCGGACCGCGGTCGCGATATGTGCGGAGATGTCCGCTGAGCGTCCGGCTCTGCCCGCGACCGCGCCGGCGAGGCCCAGCGAGCTCCGCAGCGGGAGCACAACCGGTCACCCAGCCCGACGGCACCGCCCCCACGGGCACGCCATCGGGCTGGGAGTCCGGTTCTGCGGCCCGCCGGGGTCAGGCGGTGCGGTCCGCAGCGGCCGCAGGGGCGAGCAGCTCGGCGACCGTGGCGTCGTCCAGCCGGCCGTCGGCCACCAGACCGCGGAAGCTCCGGCGGACCGGGTCCGCCGGGGTGGTGACCACCGGCCGGTCCCAGGCCAGGGCCGAGCCGATGCCGGGGTAGCCCGTCACCCGGACGAACCAGGGGTCGGCGGCCGTGGTGGCGTCGGCACCGGCCAGGCCCACCGTCACCTCGCCACCGGGCACCGAGGCCGACCAGGCCAGCCACGGAGCGGTGCTGCCGTGCACCGCGTCCTCACCGGAGGCCGTCGGGGTCCGGACGTCCACGCCCACCGACGCCGGCAGCCGCCAGGTCAGCCCGCCGTAGCCGCCGCCGACCCGTCCGTGGGAGCCGGGGCTGCCGAGCTCGAGCCGGTCCACCAGCGGGGTCAGCGTGAGGTCCCACCCGAACACCCAGGCGTCGGCGCCGGCCGCCTCCCAGGAGATCCGACGACGCTCCCGCAGCAGCGGCCGACCGTCGCGACCGATCCACTCCAGCTCCTCGACCCAGGACCGCTCGCCCCGCTCCAGGAACCCCCGGTGCTCGACGTGGCCGTGGTCGTCGCGCTCCTGGTAGCCGTCGGCGGGCAGGTAGGTCGGTCCGCCCCAGAGATTGGTGGTCGGTCCGTCCCCGGTGCCGACGTGCTGCAGGGCGGTGCTGATCCCGTGGTGCCAGACGTGGTCGGGGGCGTGGTCGTCGGTGACACGGACGCCGGACCGGGTCCGCACCGGGTGCAGGAAGGGCCGTCGCCCGTTCACGACCTCGACGTCCCCGCCGTCGCCCTCGACCGCCAGCACCGCGCCGTCGAGCTCGACCACCGCGATCGGGTGGGAGGGGCGCCAACGGGTCACGGCCACCGGGTCCGCCCACGGGGCCCCGGCCGCGACGAAGCCGCCCTCGGCCAGGGCCCGCTCGCACCAGCGCACGACGTCCTCCAGCACGGGGGCCGCGTCCTCGGTCTCACCCCACCGCACGTACCGCTGGTCGACCGCGTGCACCGGGGCACGCTGCACCGCCTCCAGCACGACCATGAACGCCTCGCTGGCCCCGAGCGAGGAGCTGAGCGGCACCGAGGGGTCCCGGCCGTGCTCGACCAGCTCGGTCACCAGGTCGGTCCGGGGGTGCTGCTCGACCTCCACGTCCTCCCCGCGCCGCAGCTCCACCCGGTCCACGGTGTAGGCCAGCACGGCGCTGCCGACGTCCCCGCGCACGGTCACCGTCGGCTCCACCTGCTCCGGCGCGGCCAGCGTCAGGGCGACCGCCACCGCCGGACCCTGCACCGGCTCCACCCGGACGTAGGCGGTGTCGTCGCACTCGATGTCGTGCACCCGGTAGAGCTCGGTGTGCACCGCGGCCACCTGGTCGCGGCGCTCGATCCCGGCCAGCCGGAGGGCGGTGTTGACGCCGTGGGCCAGCGGGTTGGTGACCACACCGTCCGCGGTCCGCACCCCCGCCAGCAGCCGACGCCCGGCCCAGGCCGCACGGGCGTAGTAGCTGGGGCGGCGCGACCACGGGCCCAGCACGTCGACCTGCTGCACGTCGCCCAGGCCGCCCGAGGTCGCCAGCTCCCGCACCCGGGCCACCGCCGGCGAGCCGAGGTTCTGGAAGCCGACCTGCACGCTCCGCCCGGTCCGCCGGGCCACCTCCCGCAGGTCGTCGTACTCGTCCAGCCCGGCCACCGGCGGCTTCTCGAGGTAGACGTCGCTGCCGGCCAGCAGCGCCTCCCGGGCCAGCGGCAGGTGGGTGGGGATCGGAGTGCTGACCACCGTCGTCCCCGGCAGCACGGTGCCCAGCAGCTCGGCCAGCGAGGCGAACCAGGGGACGTCGGCCGGCACCTCGGGAACCGGCCCGGCCGGGTCCACCACACCGACCAGCTGCACCTCCCCGGCGTCGTGGCGCCGGCGCAGCGAGGTCAGGTGGACGGCGCCGAAGCCGCGGAGCCCGACGAGGGCGATGGTGGGGCGGGTCATGACAGCTCCTGGGTGGACGGACGGGGATCCCCAGCCTGGACCAACGACAGCGCTTGCGCAGCGGTTACCAGCACCCGAGACCGCTCCGGCTCAGACGGTGCGCTCGTCGGCGGCGATCCGGGCCAGGTCCGCGCTGCCGCCGCCGGTCACCACGACGGCGGAGCCGCCCCCCAGCAGCGGGGCCACCAGCGCGTCACGGACCGTCTCCCACGGCGTGGTCGGCCGCACCAGCACCCGGTCGGCGCTGCCGGGCAGGGCCGCCAGGCCGGCTTGGTCCAGCACCTGCTCCCCGTCGTCCCAGACCCGGGTGCCGGGCTCGGGCGGCAGCCCGACGAAGTGGTCGGGCTGGCTGCGCACCTCGGTCGACCAGTCCAGCCACCCGGCGGGCAGCGCCTCGCGCAGACCGAGGCCGAGGGGGTGCAGCGAGCAGGCCAGCACCGTGCCGGGCCAGGCGGCGGGCTCGGCGAGGGACTCCGGGCCCACGACGACGACCGCGCCCGAGTCGGCGGCCGATCGCACCGAGGCGCCCACCCCCCAGGCCGCAGCCACCCAGACCAGGCTCATCCAGTGCTCGGGGTGCAGCCGCAGCAGCGGCATCGCCACCTCGTCGCCGGGCTCGAGCTCCAGCTCCTCGACGCAGAGGTT
The sequence above is a segment of the Auraticoccus monumenti genome. Coding sequences within it:
- a CDS encoding SRPBCC family protein, with amino-acid sequence MSWTVAVAGPLPADEAWQRYADLRRWSDWSPQIRSVEASSTALVTGMTGTVRSLGPTALPFTVESVDAAARRWSWRVGIGPATVRMEHAIEARGDGCVATLTVHAPLPLAFGYAQACRPALHRLTS
- a CDS encoding DUF6807 family protein translates to MTRPTIALVGLRGFGAVHLTSLRRRHDAGEVQLVGVVDPAGPVPEVPADVPWFASLAELLGTVLPGTTVVSTPIPTHLPLAREALLAGSDVYLEKPPVAGLDEYDDLREVARRTGRSVQVGFQNLGSPAVARVRELATSGGLGDVQQVDVLGPWSRRPSYYARAAWAGRRLLAGVRTADGVVTNPLAHGVNTALRLAGIERRDQVAAVHTELYRVHDIECDDTAYVRVEPVQGPAVAVALTLAAPEQVEPTVTVRGDVGSAVLAYTVDRVELRRGEDVEVEQHPRTDLVTELVEHGRDPSVPLSSSLGASEAFMVVLEAVQRAPVHAVDQRYVRWGETEDAAPVLEDVVRWCERALAEGGFVAAGAPWADPVAVTRWRPSHPIAVVELDGAVLAVEGDGGDVEVVNGRRPFLHPVRTRSGVRVTDDHAPDHVWHHGISTALQHVGTGDGPTTNLWGGPTYLPADGYQERDDHGHVEHRGFLERGERSWVEELEWIGRDGRPLLRERRRISWEAAGADAWVFGWDLTLTPLVDRLELGSPGSHGRVGGGYGGLTWRLPASVGVDVRTPTASGEDAVHGSTAPWLAWSASVPGGEVTVGLAGADATTAADPWFVRVTGYPGIGSALAWDRPVVTTPADPVRRSFRGLVADGRLDDATVAELLAPAAAADRTA
- a CDS encoding LCP family protein is translated as MPADVHDPRTTRPSLLGLVQDPDHLRSRGAWASLRRGLVLLGMTAVLPGSAQLVAGNRAVGTLALRVWFGLWASVLGFLALALVSRHAAVAVLSAGFTWSLLQALVVVAGLAWVGLLVDAWRLSRPIDMHRPHRLGFAALSLGLAFTVGGGAVASAGVLDSQGSLVSHVFAGGGDSEQVAGRYNILLLGADAGANRVGVRPDSITVASVDSETGRTVLISLPRNMEDVPFAEGSPMRALYPNGFTCPEHECMLNSVYTEATAHPELYPGVADPGAQATKEAVEGVTRLRINYYAMVDLKGFEALVDAVGGITLDIGTRVPIGGGTSPVRGYIEPGQDVTLDGGKALWFARSRHGSSDFERMQRQKCVMSAMLDQLDPMTVFTKFSDIAGAGEQIVATDVGGAQVTTLAELANEARQLPIQSASLTPPLIHPGSPDFALARATVAHHVEAAEMLDRGETPGPAPKPATVEEPAPSPSEPAPSDPAPTEQSPAGPAPVETPAEPAPVDEAPGEDVGAQPGEEADAGDEPDTDPNSSDDLSAVCSA
- a CDS encoding TIGR03089 family protein, with the protein product MLISEHLQERVRRDGATPLLTHYDVPAGSRTELSATTFANWVAKASNLCVEELELEPGDEVAMPLLRLHPEHWMSLVWVAAAWGVGASVRSAADSGAVVVVGPESLAEPAAWPGTVLACSLHPLGLGLREALPAGWLDWSTEVRSQPDHFVGLPPEPGTRVWDDGEQVLDQAGLAALPGSADRVLVRPTTPWETVRDALVAPLLGGGSAVVVTGGGSADLARIAADERTV
- a CDS encoding LCP family protein, with amino-acid sequence MPRDSDDLDWLYRRDDTPRPSQEETRAMSEAELAELHGLSGDQRPGAGAAAPPPAERRSSHTEPARREPVRPVPPPPPPVDPRRTASRPDRPRRRRHPVRRFLATLGVLLLALVVWLVGVPAYAWTTGNDVDAFPTGDRPAEQPGKLFLLVGSDSREGLSEEEQSRLGTGSVEGARTDTMMLLYLPPGGRPALISVPRDSFVEIPGNGSNKINASYAFGGAPLLTETVEQNTGLRVDGYVEIGFGGFVEVIDAVGGVELCPEEAISDRDSHLEVEAGCQTMDGVTALGYARMRKADARGDLGRVERQREVMAALADKAVTPASVLNPVRYWRLNHAVAQSLTTDPGTGILDAGQLALAMGRIAGGDGLTLTVPIGNPNASTSAGSAVLWDEADAPALFEAIARGDTDAIAQFADR
- a CDS encoding glycosyltransferase family 2 protein, giving the protein MPVRNEERHLAAAVEQVLAQGYPGELEVLMAVGPSTDRTEEIATGLAAADARVVLVPNPAGRTPHALNAAIARSRFDIIVRVDGHGELTPGYITTAVELLERTGAANVGGIMDAQGTTAFEQAVAVAYTSRLGLGGATFHLTTSREQEAETVFLGSFRKSVLLEVGGYDETLHRAQDWELNHRLRQAGHTIWFSPRMRVTYRPRSTLRALARQFYETGRWRREVVRRHPETASLRYLAPPLAVTGVVGGTLVAGLGVLGPRWLRLGVLAPLGYLAVVLLGSAGLRRELPLPVRLRLPLVLAVMHMTWGAGFVVGLPRDRDR